The Aspergillus nidulans FGSC A4 chromosome VIII genome contains the following window.
CACAAAGATTGAAAAGCGGCTTCGGTGTCCGATATGCAAGGGTAACAGCCCCTACCTTCCAAGTATAacaagaacgagaagaagctaGGGAAGGGCTAAGCAATGTAGCACAGGATTTATGGTGAGCAATATCAGAGCTCAGCACATAGCAAGTAAGGAATTGTCCACGACACCAACCGGCAGCCTACGTAATCACTAATGCCAGCAGATATATCAGTGTACCAAAGGCCCAGCATCACTATGACCCCAATCTCTGTTATCCTCGTCACTGATAATAAGCTGTAAGTTTTCATTAAGTCCTAAGAGCCACATGATTGCCCTACTGACAGGACAAGGCCCAAAACCATGTCCACCACACGAGAAAAGCTCCTCAGAACAACCTCCAGATTTGTCTCAACGTTCGGGTCCTTTGACATAGAGGAAATTCTCTCCATTCGCACGCCAACATGCCTTTACCACCAGTGCTGCCCCAGCTTCAACAAAAATGTCGTAACGAACGAGGAAACCCGTGCGAACTTCCCGCAGTTCATCGCTACTTTCAAACGATTTGACTTTTCCATCATCGAGCCAGACCATACCCTTGTCGATGAGGCTGCTAGGAGAGTGATGATCCGCGCTAAGGCTTCCGCAGAAAGCATTGTTGGAGCCTATGAGAATGAGTACATCTTTATTCTGAAGATGACGGACGACTGTAGGTTTATCGAGGAGATCTACGAGTTCTACGATACCATAAGGCTGAAGGATCTCCAATACCGGTTAGAAGCGAAGCATATCTCTTACGGGGATGCTGCGCCCTTTAAAACGAGGGATACTCAGTTATGAGAGAGCCCATTATCTGGAAAGGGGCTCATAATCACCGGCAGATGGTCAGATTAGGGTTACTTTACGAAGTTCTTGGAGAGATGGATAGGTAAAGCGAACATCAGAACCTTATGTTGGATGCATTTGGCAGGATGACTTCATTCCTACTGCGCGATGACCACTGTACTCATCCTCTTACCCTCCTAGCTCGACTGGCTTACTTTGAGCAAAATAACAGGGTGCACCAATTATCTGTTGAGGTCGCGTACATAGATCGCGGGAATGAATGCGCGGTATCGAGAAAGGTCACCGCGCTATGATAATCTGGCCGACACGGCGGGATAAATCTCTTTCTTGAATCTTGACTTATAGATGTCGCTTCATTCCCCTGTAATTGTAGGCAAAGAATACTAGAGAGAGGAGAGCAAGCAAACAGGATTGAATTGGGATGATACTTCCGCAAGGAGTTCAAATGCTATGGACGAACACAGACCGCCACTTATGCCTCGGTGTTTGGAATTCTGGAGgactgaagatggaagaatCCGTGCTGCATGCCTCTAGATTCGGCGACGGCTCCTTGCGTGTTCGCGTCTTTTTGACTCTGATCCACAGCGAGCGCGTGGCTAAGAGTTGTATGCCCATCCCAGGACAATATCGGGCCAGACTTCAAGACCAGAATCATGAAGGCAGCAGCCTGCAATTATTGCTGCATGGAGCGAGTTGAGCGCACGCCACGTCCGCGTCCACGCAAACCTACAACTGATCAGCAACGGCATGGATAGCGTGATGCGCATAGGTATCTTACCAGAAGATCTATTTGACACAGTACTCAAAAAGCCGCGATCGTCTCCACTATGGTGAAAGCATCgtattttattattataatcATTATTTGTTCGCGTCAACAAGCGTCCTGCGAAGCACCCCAATAATTTTCCAACAACCCAATAGCGGACAGAAGACAGCTAAGAATAATAAAAGAAACGACTAGAGGTCAATTTCAGATCACTatctcctccttccttcGGCGGACACAGATCCTAGCATCGGGATTCGTGGCTAAGAAGATCCCCGACTTGCTGGGTGCAACCGCGCCATTATCAGGAAGTTTAATGTCGTATTTCATAAGCATATGGGACAAGACAATCTTCAGCTCGTTGGCGGCAAAGAATCTTCCAGGGCACGCGTGTCGACCAAGGCCAAAGCCTAGATGTTCTGGGGAAGCCGAAACCAGGTAGGCGGAACTATCGCCCTTTTCACGCCGAGTGGTAAAACGGTCAGGAACGAAATCATCAGGGTCGGGGTAGATATTGGAGTCTCGCATGGCCACGTTGGCGATAAAGACTGTTGAGCCTTTGGGGATTATTGTTCCGTCTGAGAGTGTGATCTCGCGCGAGGCGTATCGCCCCATCGTTACTGTATGCATGGCCAGGTTAGAAAAGGAGGGGATCAACTTGTGAAAAGAGGGTGATAGAGGAAGCTTACCAGTTGAGGCTGGCTTTAAACGTTGAGACTCTTTCAGCACACTGTCCATCAGTTTAAGGTTGTTCAAAGCGATCTTATCCCACCCCTCTCCCTGTAGCGAGGATATGATTTCTTTCCGAAGCTCCCTGACCAGAACTTTCCAATCTGGTCTCATGCAGAGGTCAAGGAGGACCTGCCCCAGGAGGTCACTGGAGGTATGGAAAGAGCCGATGGCAAGGAGCATTTGGGATAATATAGGATCATAGGGTTGACCTGTACTGCGAGACGTCTCGTCGAGCCATTCTATCGCGTCGTTATACTCCCTTCGATCACCCTGGCTCTGGGCATGGCGCCGTTGCTCAAGGACTGGGACAAGAAGCGCACGTGCATCACGGATATATCGACGAAGCTGGCGGCACGATGGTTTTAGACGGGCGATGAGGGGTCGAAGTATCTGAGGCCAGAGGTTGAGCTCTTCGGCTGCTGCAAAAGCCTCGGTGTTGTATGATGTTAGGATGCGTATCCAATCCGGGTTGCGCCCGAGGTCATCGCCAACGAAgacgagagaagagagccgCGACAGAATAAACAGAGCCGTCTCATGCGGGCTCACCTCCACCCAGTCTAGTGCGAGGTATCAGTAGAGGTTGTGTGACAAAAGCGGGCGGACTACTGATGGACTAGATACCTGGTGCATCTTTCCATTGGGATTGTAGAAGAAGGGGAGTCTCGCTAGTGAGAAGCGGCGTCAATTTTGCTAAGAGATTTGGTATATCAATATGGTTCATCCGAAGGCGAGAAGCAATGAGGTGACGCTATTCTAGGACGAACACTTACTCAGCTGCCGGGTCAGTCTCGTCCTCACAGACTCAGAGATGACATCACTGGTTCCCAGTTGTGCAAACACCTCGAATCCATTAATATGGGAATTGAACTCGTCTCCAGCGATTGGGCCGGGGTTCAAGTCAGGATGCTCCGCGATCTCATGTGCATACGATGGAGCAAGTACGATGTTGACTCCATCTGGGGCTGCGATCCGAAAGGCACTCGCCTATCTCTGGGCTCAGCGGTTACTACTATTTGGAGGATAGATGAGTACCTTGGAAAGCCCATCTGCAACTAATCTCGGTAGCTCTGTGGTAAATGTCTTCCGTGAGCGATACCCTCGTAGTATACCGATGCGCCCCTTTCCGGGATTGATCAATGGCAAATCAGATTTTTtccgaagaggatgaaaaaGAATGATTGTAACCGAGAAGAGTAGTAGGAGCCAGGGGAGCCCGCAAGTAACCAGAAAGCCGTTAGGAAATCTAAGGCTGTTTGGAATCCCAGGCTCATGAGATGAACGAAAGAAATGTGTCCGCAACTCTGGATTTCCCATTGCCATTGTAGCTCTAGAATTTTGACGGGGGACGAAGAAAGGATTGTTAGATAGACGATCACAAATTCAGTGCAGATATTAATATAGTCTTGCACTTGAAACTCGTGTAAACAGTGATTGAATATGTCTTGTTCGCATTCCCGCTGTGTATGAATTAAGTTACGAGCCGTACCTTTTTAGTTACGACAATTCCATTACTAGGAATATATCTCTGGCCCTCCTAGGAATCACATACTTCAGTATTACAAGCATGACTGTGAAATGCAGGGATTGCACTACCAGGAAAAACAACATATGCTCACGTCGTAGCGTGCCTCTCATGGCATTGATTCTTCCCAATGAGGTGTGGCTTCCCATCCATGCCTCAATGCTGATCACTTTTGTGCAGCGAAGCAGGGGCTAATATTAATCACTAAATACGGTGTGGTTGGTCAACCTATACGGAGGGATCAGAACATAGTTGCCTTCGTATCACCGTACATCAGCCTACACTCTTCTTGCCTTATCCAACCGAGGCGGCAGACCGCAGCCCGAGGTATTTCTCATTGTACTGGGTTCCATCATCTGTGAGCCATTCCCAAACACAACCGATCTAATTCCTCGCCGAGAAATGCGCCTCAATTTTCTTCCCCCATGCATCCCTCGTCGCCGAATCTGCAAACTGGAAAAAGTCCTCCACCATTGTTCCTTCCTCATTAATCTGCAGAATGTAGACGTACTCGGTCTCAAATCGACCAACCAGGGAGTCCCCCTTCCCCTCAATATGCAGTACAACCTTCCTCGCAGGCTCGTCGATGACTGGCTCCGCACCGTCCTTGACGCGTAGCTGGAAATTGTAGAAAAAATCCTTTAGCCCTTGGAAGTCCgccttgctttcttctttggttTGCAAAGCTGGTTTGCCGAGGCTGGATGGAAAAGAGCGGAGGGTGCAACTGGGTGACATGAACGATAGGACTGATTCGACGTCGAGTTTGGCGAACTGACCCACAAAGTTTAAAGCCG
Protein-coding sequences here:
- a CDS encoding protein ausF (transcript_id=CADANIAT00001013), which produces MTPISVILVTDNKLTRPKTMSTTREKLLRTTSRFVSTFGSFDIEEILSIRTPTCLYHQCCPSFNKNVVTNEETRANFPQFIATFKRFDFSIIEPDHTLVDEAARRVMIRAKASAESIVGAYENEYIFILKMTDDCRFIEEIYEFYDTIRLKDLQYRLEAKHISYGDAAPFKTRDTQL
- a CDS encoding protein CYP650B1 (transcript_id=CADANIAT00001014), giving the protein MAMGNPELRTHFFRSSHEPGIPNSLRFPNGFLVTCGLPWLLLLFSVTIILFHPLRKKSDLPLINPGKGRIGILRGYRSRKTFTTELPRLVADGLSKASAFRIAAPDGVNIVLAPSYAHEIAEHPDLNPGPIAGDEFNSHINGFEVFAQLGTSDVISESVRTRLTRQLTKLTPLLTSETPLLLQSQWKDAPDWVEVSPHETALFILSRLSSLVFVGDDLGRNPDWIRILTSYNTEAFAAAEELNLWPQILRPLIARLKPSCRQLRRYIRDARALLVPVLEQRRHAQSQGDRREYNDAIEWLDETSRSTGQPYDPILSQMLLAIGSFHTSSDLLGQVLLDLCMRPDWKVLVRELRKEIISSLQGEGWDKIALNNLKLMDSVLKESQRLKPASTVTMGRYASREITLSDGTIIPKGSTVFIANVAMRDSNIYPDPDDFVPDRFTTRREKGDSSAYLVSASPEHLGFGLGRHACPGRFFAANELKIVLSHMLMKYDIKLPDNGAVAPSKSGIFLATNPDARICVRRRKEEIVI
- a CDS encoding protein ausH (transcript_id=CADANIAT00001015) — translated: MVMTNILCQILSDDLPELPPCREPSKGMIVGNLGMTSNTMTTEGPFAKLDVESVLSFMSPSCTLRSFPSSLGKPALQTKEESKADFQGLKDFFYNFQLRVKDGAEPVIDEPARKVVLHIEGKGDSLVGRFETEYVYILQINEEGTMVEDFFQFADSATRDAWGKKIEAHFSARN